cgtggggatgggaaggggttgtctgagacatggggatgggaaggggttgtctgaggagtggggatgggaaggggttgACTGAGGAgtggggatgggaaggggttgtctgaggcgtggggatgggaaggggttgtctgagacgtggggatgggaaggggttgtctgaggagtggggatgggaaggggttgtctgagacgtggggatgggaaggggttgtctgagacgtggggatgggaaggggttgtctgagacgtggggatgggaaggggttgTCTGAGGAGTGGTGATGGGAAGGGGTTGTCTGAGGAgtggggatgggaaggggttgtctgaggagtggggatgggaaggggttgtctgtggcgtggggatgggaaggggttgtctgagacgtggggatgggaaggggttgtctgagacgtggggatgggaaggggttgtctgagacgtggggatgggaaggggttgACTGAGAcgtggggatgggaaggggttgtctgaggcgtggggatgggaaggggttgACTGAGAcgtggggatgggaaggggttgtctgagacgtggggatgggaaggggttgtctgagacgtggggatgggaaggggttgtctgagacgtggggatgggaaggggttgtctgagacgtggggatgggaaggggttgtctgagacgtggggatgggaaggggttgTCTGAGGCATGGGGATGGGAAGGAGTTGTCTGAGGcgtggggatgggaaggggttgtctgagacttggggatgggaaggggttgTCTGAGGAGTGGGGATGTGAAGGGGTTGTCTGAGAcgtggggatgggaaggggttgtctgagacgtggggatgggaaggggttgtctgagatgtggggatgggaaggggttgtctgagacgtggggatgggaaggggttgtctgagacgtggggatgggaaggggttgtctgaggagtggggatgggaaggggttgtctgaggcgtggggatgggaaggggtCGTCTGAGAcgtggggatgggaaggggtCGTCTGAGAcgtggggatgggaaggggtCGTCTGAGAcgtggggatgggaaggggttgtctgagacgggatgggaaggggttgtctgagacgggatgggaaggggttgtctgagacgtggggatgggaaggggttgTCTGAGACGTGGGGATGGGAAGGGCATGTCTGAGACTtggggatgggaaggggttgtctgagacgtggggatgggaaggggttgtctgaggagtggggatgggaaggggttgTCTGAGGGGATGGGAAGGGCTTGTCTGAGACTtggggatgggaaggggttgtctgaggagtggggatgggaaggggttgtctgagacgtggggatgggaaggggttgTCTGAGGAGTGGGGATGGGAAGGGATTGTCTGAGAcgtggggatgggaaggggttgtctgaggagtggggatgggaaggggttgtctgaggagtggggatgggaaggggttgtctgaggagtggggatgggaaggggttgTCTGAGACTTGGGGATGGGAAGGGATTGTCTGAGGAgtggggatgggaaggggttgtctgagacgtggggatgggaaggggttgtctgagacgtggggatgggaaggggttgtctgagacgtggggatgggaaggggttgTCTGAGACGGGATGGAAAGGGGTTGTCTGAGGAgtggggatgggaaggggttgtctgagacgtggggatgggaaggggttgtctgagacgtggggatgggaaggggttgTCTGAGGAGTGGGGATGGGAAGGGATTGTCTGAGAcgtggggatgggaaggggttgtctgagacgtggggatgggaaggggttgTCTGAGGAGTGGGGATGGGAAGGGATTGTCTGAGAcgtggggatgggaaggggttgtctgagacgtggggatgggaaggggttgtctgaggagtggggatgggaaggggttgtctgaggagtggggatgggaaggggttgtctgagacgtggggatgggaaggggttgtctgagacgtggggatgggaaggggttgtctgagacgtggggatgggaaggggttgtctgaggagtggggatgggaaggggttgtctgaggagtggggatgggaaggggttgtctgaggagtggggatgggaaggggttgtctgagacgtggggatgggaaggggttgtctgaggcgtggggatgggaaggggttgtctgaggagtggggatgggaaggggttCTCTGAGGcgtggggatgggaaggggttgtctgaggagtggggatgggaaggggttgTCTGAGGAGTGAGGATGGGAAGGGGTTGTCTGAGGCGTGGCGATGAGAAGGGGTTGTCTGGAGTCTCTCCAGCACACGGGCAAGGGTGGGGGTGGAGTTTGTTCTTTGCCTCGCTGGGCAGCCTCGGACTGTGTTCCTGCTCCAAGTGACCGTGACATTGTCTCTCCCACCAGCTGCAGAAGGTGCGAAGGATGGAACGCGGGTTTTCAAGTACCCTCGGTGGAGGGTGAAAGGGGCTGCCATCCCTGAGGTGGTGAGGGAGTACTCCAGCCTCGGAGCTGAGCTGAATGTCCTGCCGTTCTGTTCCCAGTTCATCCCGATGGAAGTCATTGACTTTCCCAAGCATGGCTCCATCATTTACCACCCATCCCTGCTGCCCCGGCACAGGGGGGCTTCCGCCATTCAACTGGTAAGTGGAAGCTGCCCCTCATCTCTGTGTGATTGGTCAGTGGGTAAAGGCTAGTGGGCAATGGTCAGTGGGTGATGGTCAGTGGGTAAAGGCTAGTGGGCAATGGTCAGTGGGTGATGGTCAGTGGGTAAAGGCTAGTGGGCAATGGTCAGTGGGTGATGGTCAGTGGGTAAAGGCTAGTGGGCAATGGTCAGTGGGTGATGGTCAGTGGGTAAAGGCTAGTGGGCAATGGTCAGTGGGTGATGGTCAGTGGGTAAAGGCTAGTGGGCAATGGTCAGTGGGTGATGGTCAGTGGGTAAAGGCTAGTGGGCAATGGTCAGTGGTTGATGGTCAGTGGGTAAAGGCTAGTGGGCAATGGTCAGTGGGTGATGGTCAGTGGGTAAAGGCTAGTGGGCAATGGTCAGTGGGTGATGGTCAGTGGGTAAAGGCTAGTGGGCAATGGTCAGTGGGTGTTGGTCAGTGGGTAAAGGCTAGTGGGCAATGGTCAGTGGGTGATGGTCAGTGGGTAAAGGCTAGTGGGCAATGGTCAGTGGGTAAAGGCTAGTGGGCAATGGTCAGTGGGTGATGGTCAGTGGGTAAAGGCTAGTGGGCAATGGTCAGTGGGTGATGGTCAGTGGGTAAAGGCTAGTGGGCAATGGTCAGTGGTTGATGGCCAGTGGGTAAAGGCTAGTGGGCAATGGTCAGTGGGTGATGGTCAGTGGGTAAAGGCTAGTGGGCAATGGTCAGTGGGTGATGGTCAGTGGGTAAAGGCTAGTGGGCAATGGTCAGTGGGTGTTGGTCAGTGGGTAAAGGCTAGTGGGCAATGGTCAGTGGGTGATGGTCAGTGGGTAAAGGCTAGTGGGCAATGGTCAGTGGGTAAAGGCTAGTGGGcaatgggtcagtgggtgatggtcAGTGGGTAAAGGCTAGTGGGCAATGGTCAGTGGGTGATGGTCAGTGGGTAAAGGGCTAGTGGGCAATGGTCAGTGGGTAAAGGCTAGTGGGCAATGGTCAGTGGGTGATGGTCAGTGGGTAAAGGCTAGTGGGCAATGGTCAGTGGGTGATGGTCAGTGGGTAAAGGCTAGTGGGCAATG
This genomic window from Hypanus sabinus isolate sHypSab1 unplaced genomic scaffold, sHypSab1.hap1 scaffold_2252, whole genome shotgun sequence contains:
- the LOC132387818 gene encoding cytosolic 10-formyltetrahydrofolate dehydrogenase-like translates to MKIAVIGQSLFGQEVYKELKKAGHEIVGIFTIPDKDGKEDALAAEGAKDGTRVFKYPRWRVKGAAIPEVVREYSSLGAELNVLPFCSQFIPMEVIDFPKHGSIIYHPSLLPRHRGASAIQLVSGSCPSSLCDWSVGKG